A window of the Halococcus salifodinae DSM 8989 genome harbors these coding sequences:
- a CDS encoding DUF4166 domain-containing protein, protein MTGVYEHALGAEADELHQKVRERYSTDPDDDAICVGRGKMDISRGTHVLPALYAMAGQNLLFPEAGHDVPFSVRTAGFRDETGREVLATIREFRFGRKRRRFDSLTVWDAANERLLDFLGTDGLLVSELHPHVEAGALVVKAGKQWLRLGDRYVPMSGPLAVDVGVRDRYDDADEQYHVTATIENTLAGHVLSYRGAFTQEMERDETVPDNMRPTRGVETLPPG, encoded by the coding sequence ATGACTGGAGTCTACGAACACGCTCTCGGAGCAGAGGCGGACGAACTCCACCAGAAAGTCCGCGAACGGTATAGCACCGACCCGGATGACGACGCCATCTGTGTTGGACGCGGGAAGATGGACATCAGCCGCGGAACACACGTTCTGCCGGCCCTGTATGCGATGGCCGGCCAGAACCTACTGTTCCCTGAAGCGGGCCACGACGTTCCCTTCAGCGTGCGGACCGCTGGATTCCGGGACGAGACCGGGCGCGAAGTGCTTGCGACCATCCGCGAGTTCAGGTTCGGGCGCAAGCGCCGACGGTTCGATTCGCTCACTGTCTGGGACGCGGCCAACGAGCGCCTGTTGGATTTCCTTGGGACAGACGGACTTCTCGTGTCGGAACTCCACCCCCACGTCGAAGCGGGCGCACTCGTCGTCAAGGCAGGCAAACAGTGGCTCCGACTCGGGGATCGATACGTCCCGATGAGTGGACCGCTTGCGGTGGATGTCGGAGTGCGTGACCGCTACGACGATGCCGACGAGCAGTATCACGTGACCGCAACCATCGAAAACACGCTCGCAGGCCACGTTCTCAGCTACCGCGGGGCGTTCACACAGGAAATGGAAAGGGACGAGACCGTCCCGGATAACATGCGACCGACGCGTGGGGTTGAGACGCTCCCACCCGGATGA
- a CDS encoding alpha/beta hydrolase family protein — MDDLSEEKRNAREFATRFIDRRFTDATSMLADDGHEAIIDSFPDFLTEEGMDPENVLEQYWWGLHGQYGEAKAVDELTVHDDTEVTVMFAFENGTQTATLGLKGDSISEFSFTLAYEPPSYADEDAFIEHEVTIDAEDVTLNGLLTAPEDRNPVPGVVLVHGAGVHDPDGTVDNSKILKDIAWRLATKGIASLRYEKRLANNEVPDNALTLDAVVTDDAVAAVDRLATVDDVHEDALFIAGHSQGGMCAPRIADRHGGVAGVVNLDGSPNPNLNPEHADIIRYEFEIDGDLDEEQAAQLEEDRETLRRIAEGEFDDDETIMGRPGVWHRSLGEYDPVSTASSLNVPMLALMTFSADEETQPELAAFSRNRYETWRDADLPEGSRAECYMNVDHYFQSVTPPTTPLSLYFGGNVAENVIDDLNEWIQGVST, encoded by the coding sequence ATGGATGACCTGAGTGAGGAAAAGAGGAATGCACGGGAGTTCGCAACACGGTTCATCGATAGAAGGTTTACCGACGCAACCAGCATGCTGGCCGATGACGGGCATGAGGCCATCATCGATTCGTTCCCCGATTTCCTCACCGAGGAAGGGATGGACCCAGAGAACGTTCTTGAACAGTATTGGTGGGGTCTACACGGGCAGTACGGTGAGGCCAAGGCCGTAGACGAGCTAACCGTTCACGACGACACCGAGGTCACTGTTATGTTCGCTTTCGAGAACGGTACCCAAACCGCGACGCTGGGCCTCAAAGGTGACAGTATCTCCGAGTTCTCATTTACACTTGCATACGAACCACCATCCTATGCCGACGAAGACGCGTTTATCGAGCACGAGGTAACCATTGACGCTGAAGATGTGACCCTCAACGGACTACTCACGGCCCCTGAAGACAGGAACCCAGTTCCAGGTGTCGTGCTCGTTCATGGAGCCGGCGTCCATGATCCAGATGGCACAGTGGATAACTCGAAGATCCTGAAGGATATCGCGTGGAGACTCGCCACTAAGGGTATCGCTTCACTCCGCTACGAAAAACGCCTCGCCAACAACGAGGTCCCCGACAATGCGCTCACCTTGGACGCAGTAGTGACTGATGACGCGGTCGCGGCAGTAGATCGACTTGCCACCGTTGATGACGTTCACGAAGATGCGCTGTTCATCGCCGGTCACAGCCAAGGTGGGATGTGCGCCCCACGCATCGCCGACCGCCACGGTGGTGTCGCAGGTGTCGTGAATCTGGATGGCTCTCCCAATCCAAACCTGAACCCAGAGCACGCCGATATCATCCGGTACGAATTCGAGATTGACGGCGACCTTGACGAGGAGCAGGCAGCCCAATTGGAGGAGGACCGTGAGACGCTCCGGCGCATCGCCGAGGGCGAGTTCGACGATGACGAGACGATCATGGGTCGTCCCGGTGTCTGGCATCGGAGCCTGGGGGAGTACGACCCTGTGTCTACTGCCAGCAGCCTCAATGTGCCTATGCTCGCTTTGATGACGTTTAGTGCCGACGAAGAGACCCAGCCCGAACTCGCCGCGTTCTCCCGGAACCGCTACGAGACCTGGCGGGATGCTGATCTCCCCGAGGGAAGCCGCGCTGAATGCTACATGAACGTGGATCACTACTTCCAGTCAGTCACGCCGCCGACAACCCCACTCAGCCTTTACTTCGGCGGCAACGTCGCTGAGAACGTCATCGATGACTTGAACGAGTGGATCCAGGGAGTTAGCACTTAG
- a CDS encoding helix-turn-helix transcriptional regulator, with the protein MTTPYDDVEYLVRSENRIAVLEALADDHHSRSKLQSLTDASRVTVGRILEEMEQREWVTHEGWEYEATPLGKLLATDVRQLIDTAATAQNLRDVVSHALYDATDIDLRWLESAQIVRPGDRGDIIAMINRVGTLYEGATNQLQTVGGFFEYRTLDIVRRKVVDEGIPYTSVYTQEAIESALSRSDARSHIAEILGTGNEIYVYEDEIPFILSIIDGTIVMGATDDQGGPGPMIESDEETVLNWAKATHERYKREAVPLDPDTLESW; encoded by the coding sequence ATGACTACGCCGTACGACGACGTCGAGTATCTCGTTCGCTCGGAGAACCGAATCGCGGTGCTCGAAGCGCTTGCCGATGACCACCATAGCCGTTCGAAGCTTCAGTCACTGACTGATGCCTCACGAGTGACGGTCGGGCGGATTCTCGAAGAGATGGAACAGCGCGAGTGGGTGACTCACGAAGGATGGGAGTACGAGGCGACACCGCTCGGAAAATTGTTGGCTACTGATGTGCGTCAATTGATCGACACGGCCGCGACCGCACAGAACCTCCGAGATGTAGTCTCTCACGCTCTGTACGATGCCACTGATATCGACCTCAGATGGCTCGAATCCGCACAGATCGTTCGGCCCGGCGACAGGGGTGACATCATCGCAATGATCAATCGTGTTGGGACTCTCTACGAAGGGGCGACCAACCAGCTCCAGACCGTCGGCGGGTTTTTCGAGTACCGAACGCTCGATATCGTCCGGCGAAAAGTAGTCGATGAAGGTATTCCGTATACAAGCGTTTATACCCAAGAAGCGATCGAGTCAGCCCTCTCGCGCTCGGACGCACGATCACACATAGCGGAAATCCTCGGGACAGGCAACGAAATATACGTCTATGAGGACGAGATCCCGTTCATTCTCAGTATCATCGATGGAACGATCGTAATGGGTGCGACTGACGACCAGGGCGGTCCTGGGCCGATGATCGAAAGCGATGAAGAGACGGTGCTAAATTGGGCGAAAGCAACCCATGAGCGATACAAGCGCGAGGCAGTTCCGCTCGATCCGGACACGCTCGAATCGTGGTAG
- a CDS encoding transcriptional regulator FilR1 domain-containing protein: MIDCAGERARFFDHLGDIGSTFPAEALAETTVVTATPEKPSVALNRFRDALTTSTTEQFRALVPGVRRVVEEVSWHLSTMDAAFELIVGETALELQTVPDALVEARSHEWFRFYMCPKPLEFGMLLSDDYVLVSAYDEWGNLRSCLEGMNEPLLEWAVDIYKEHRQDATPADAISGLPQI; this comes from the coding sequence GTGATCGACTGTGCAGGCGAGCGAGCAAGGTTCTTCGATCATCTCGGCGACATCGGCTCGACATTCCCGGCTGAAGCTCTTGCAGAGACGACGGTCGTGACGGCAACGCCAGAGAAGCCCTCCGTGGCGCTCAACCGCTTCAGAGATGCGCTCACTACCTCAACCACCGAGCAGTTTCGCGCGCTCGTGCCCGGAGTACGCCGGGTCGTCGAAGAGGTAAGCTGGCATTTATCCACAATGGACGCCGCTTTCGAGTTGATCGTCGGAGAGACTGCACTCGAACTACAAACAGTACCTGACGCGCTTGTCGAGGCACGCTCGCACGAATGGTTTCGTTTCTATATGTGTCCAAAACCGCTTGAATTTGGAATGCTTCTCTCCGACGACTATGTACTTGTAAGTGCATACGACGAGTGGGGTAATCTTCGGTCATGCCTCGAAGGTATGAACGAACCACTACTCGAATGGGCGGTAGATATCTACAAGGAGCACCGTCAGGATGCAACACCCGCTGACGCTATCTCCGGACTTCCGCAGATATAA
- a CDS encoding YndJ family protein, translating into MSIDESASISGYLSAGGIAVTDVSSLAGAILWMGAVFVGELATTVEQALALAALVLVPLGMGMAATPPFGEVSRRPYRAAVLGQPVGAFFFLVSLVLPSDGPGAAVAAVPWVVVTGLLGLAALARTHDRGPWPLSETVIDAGFAYSIVGAVALVLYQLDITFWFEPIIILLTAVHFHFAGFVLPVLTGLAGRVLGDRAGTEFRVLVGVILFGPAFIAIGISFSPVVEVLAVGGFTVAIAVLGGYITIRIVPGRPRLQGVLVAVSSLVLPVSMLLALGYGIGTFTEANLLGLSISRMITLHGVLNAYGFALLGTVGWRLAVPNANG; encoded by the coding sequence ATGAGTATCGACGAGTCGGCATCTATATCAGGGTACCTCTCGGCCGGCGGGATTGCCGTCACGGACGTGAGTTCGCTTGCCGGCGCGATCCTCTGGATGGGAGCCGTCTTCGTCGGCGAACTCGCAACCACCGTGGAGCAGGCACTCGCGCTCGCGGCGCTCGTGTTGGTCCCATTGGGGATGGGGATGGCAGCGACGCCCCCCTTCGGGGAAGTATCGCGCCGTCCCTACAGGGCAGCGGTCCTCGGCCAGCCCGTGGGAGCGTTCTTCTTCCTCGTTTCGCTCGTGCTTCCGTCGGACGGGCCGGGAGCAGCAGTGGCGGCCGTGCCCTGGGTGGTAGTAACCGGACTCTTGGGTCTCGCGGCACTCGCACGGACGCATGATCGTGGACCGTGGCCGCTGTCGGAGACTGTTATTGATGCAGGCTTCGCGTATTCCATCGTTGGGGCCGTGGCACTCGTACTCTATCAGCTCGATATTACCTTCTGGTTCGAGCCGATAATCATCCTGTTGACGGCGGTGCATTTCCACTTCGCGGGGTTTGTCCTTCCGGTGCTAACGGGTCTCGCTGGCCGTGTGCTGGGCGACCGAGCAGGGACGGAGTTTCGCGTGCTGGTCGGTGTGATCCTGTTCGGGCCGGCATTCATCGCCATCGGTATTTCCTTCTCCCCGGTTGTAGAAGTGCTCGCAGTCGGCGGGTTTACCGTTGCGATCGCGGTTCTCGGTGGCTACATTACGATCCGGATCGTGCCCGGACGCCCGCGATTGCAAGGGGTGCTCGTCGCGGTGTCATCGCTGGTACTCCCGGTTTCGATGCTGCTGGCGCTCGGTTACGGCATTGGGACGTTCACCGAAGCTAATCTACTAGGGTTGAGTATTTCGAGAATGATAACGCTCCACGGTGTGCTGAACGCCTACGGGTTCGCGCTCCTCGGGACGGTCGGGTGGCGGCTGGCGGTACCCAACGCGAATGGATAG
- a CDS encoding transposase: MNSDDSDLPLSDAELDVLGETYDDILGDDSDPPTLDDWKAMDVENSSVAWMNQFLNGGPLKDFDRFVLTTALGPDDEEDAYADDHHSINFSPVVWSLLLKEARNLPSDEQLEFYLKRQKNVAQMAGFDSVDDVPRNTTFWRAYANTDSNDPRLDEDAMKALRTEARKLVNHAKWAGFELPDGSEEHLFEFGKQDFIELAEEIAHDLLAKTLPHIAFGRDPSRTTYSLPSIVGFLAHLALEGAYPENGSDTFNHMDLYENGGTGADNFYHYVRNRNAEEWFDRFLRANAELLEEARSMGHFENASEVALDTTGIPWFGDTSNNFVDGTKPSRNYAHSFHFTTIGVVGDEASLSLAAHHLKNRTDQDRILRAILQRVKGLHYFSDDQLDVDIERAYLDKGFYGGMHVTALRETDTEFLIKSRKVEPVKDVIDGLEEWDGDWGIMQDYEVGDLKQGTNIFIQPSEKRAPRYDENTDEEDKKYGRWVAFVTDIDPVSADREKLARQFRNRWGVETQYRQFKHKFYPPTKSSKGRVRAFHFNMAQLFYNIWVVVNLELRDRYGVLERRPVTSDDVLHAIRDEAIELDDVPE; encoded by the coding sequence ATGAACAGCGACGATAGCGATTTACCCCTCTCCGACGCCGAGCTTGACGTTCTTGGAGAGACCTACGATGATATTCTTGGAGACGATAGTGATCCCCCTACCCTTGACGACTGGAAGGCTATGGACGTGGAAAACTCCTCAGTAGCATGGATGAACCAGTTCCTGAACGGCGGCCCGCTGAAAGACTTCGACCGTTTTGTTCTCACTACCGCCCTCGGGCCTGACGACGAGGAAGACGCATACGCCGACGACCACCACAGCATTAACTTCTCACCAGTTGTCTGGTCGCTTCTCCTCAAGGAGGCGCGAAACCTCCCCAGCGACGAGCAACTGGAGTTCTACTTGAAAAGACAGAAGAATGTCGCCCAGATGGCCGGCTTCGATAGCGTAGACGATGTCCCACGCAACACGACCTTCTGGCGGGCCTACGCCAACACCGACTCCAACGACCCACGTCTCGACGAGGACGCGATGAAAGCCCTCCGGACCGAAGCCCGGAAGTTGGTAAACCATGCCAAGTGGGCTGGCTTCGAACTCCCTGATGGTTCCGAAGAACATCTCTTCGAGTTCGGGAAACAGGACTTCATAGAGTTGGCCGAGGAGATTGCCCACGACCTGCTCGCTAAGACCCTCCCACACATCGCGTTCGGGCGAGACCCATCACGAACCACGTACTCGCTTCCGTCCATCGTGGGTTTTCTCGCACACCTCGCGCTGGAGGGCGCGTACCCCGAGAACGGGTCGGACACATTCAACCATATGGACCTCTACGAAAACGGCGGGACAGGTGCGGACAACTTCTATCACTACGTCCGGAACCGGAACGCTGAGGAGTGGTTCGACCGGTTCCTCCGTGCGAACGCCGAACTCCTCGAAGAGGCGCGTTCGATGGGGCACTTCGAGAACGCCAGCGAGGTCGCCCTCGACACAACCGGCATCCCGTGGTTCGGGGATACATCGAACAACTTCGTGGACGGCACGAAGCCCTCACGCAATTACGCACACTCATTTCACTTCACGACCATCGGCGTCGTCGGCGACGAAGCCAGCCTGAGTCTCGCCGCCCACCACCTGAAGAACCGCACCGACCAGGACCGCATCCTCCGGGCGATTCTCCAGCGCGTGAAGGGCCTTCACTACTTCTCTGACGACCAGCTGGACGTGGACATCGAGCGCGCGTATCTCGACAAGGGCTTCTACGGCGGGATGCACGTCACCGCGCTCCGGGAGACGGACACCGAGTTCCTCATCAAATCTCGGAAAGTCGAGCCCGTGAAGGACGTGATCGACGGTCTCGAAGAGTGGGACGGGGATTGGGGCATCATGCAGGACTATGAGGTCGGCGACCTCAAGCAGGGAACAAACATCTTCATCCAGCCCTCGGAGAAGCGCGCACCGCGCTACGACGAGAACACCGATGAAGAGGACAAGAAGTACGGTCGCTGGGTGGCGTTCGTCACGGACATCGACCCGGTGTCAGCGGACCGGGAGAAGTTGGCGCGGCAGTTCCGGAATCGCTGGGGTGTGGAGACGCAGTACCGGCAGTTCAAGCACAAGTTCTACCCGCCGACGAAGTCCTCAAAGGGGCGCGTCCGAGCGTTCCACTTCAACATGGCCCAACTGTTCTACAACATTTGGGTGGTCGTGAACCTCGAACTCCGCGACCGTTACGGCGTGCTGGAGCGCCGCCCGGTCACCAGTGACGATGTCCTCCACGCGATCCGTGACGAGGCCATCGAACTGGACGACGTACCAGAATAG
- a CDS encoding IS110 family transposase produces MFLGIDIHKREAQVAVRNDDGDVIEQVRVKNTDLEEVAHQYAGGEALLEATTNYFYIYDMLSEHLDVVVGHPPKLKAIAQTDKKTDRVDAKELSRLLWLGSVPESYVPTDEIRECRALVRGRISLLEKRTSFANKIHALLLDNGITRRVKPLGVKGRAFLEELSLPAPWNGLLSSYLSVIDTLTEEIEHLDERIEERAEGCRETQLLMTIPGISHYSALVIYAEIGEIDRFDRAKEVVRYVGLNPVIRESGDSRFVGGISKNGSGKVRWVLVQAVHSAVHTVGDEYLSRFYNRIKRRKNKQKAAVATARKLVVSIYHMLDRGEVYDPPGVTA; encoded by the coding sequence ATGTTCTTAGGAATCGATATCCACAAGCGGGAGGCCCAAGTGGCCGTCCGTAACGACGACGGAGACGTGATCGAGCAGGTCCGTGTCAAGAACACGGACCTCGAAGAGGTTGCCCACCAATACGCTGGTGGCGAAGCCTTGCTGGAAGCCACGACGAATTACTTCTACATCTATGATATGCTGTCTGAGCATCTGGACGTGGTTGTCGGGCATCCGCCGAAGTTGAAAGCAATCGCTCAGACCGACAAGAAAACCGACCGAGTCGACGCCAAGGAACTGTCTCGGCTGCTCTGGTTGGGTTCCGTTCCGGAAAGCTACGTCCCAACCGACGAGATCAGGGAGTGCCGCGCACTCGTGCGCGGCCGGATCAGCTTGTTGGAGAAACGGACGAGTTTCGCGAACAAAATCCACGCGTTGCTGCTGGACAACGGCATCACCCGGAGGGTGAAGCCGTTGGGTGTGAAAGGACGTGCGTTTCTTGAGGAGTTGTCGTTGCCTGCACCATGGAACGGGCTGTTGTCGTCGTATCTCTCAGTGATCGATACGCTGACCGAGGAGATCGAACACCTAGACGAGCGGATCGAGGAGCGAGCAGAAGGGTGCAGAGAGACGCAACTCCTCATGACGATTCCGGGTATCAGCCACTACTCAGCGTTGGTGATTTACGCGGAGATCGGCGAAATTGACCGATTTGATCGAGCCAAGGAAGTGGTGCGGTACGTGGGATTGAACCCGGTGATCCGCGAGTCTGGCGACTCGCGGTTCGTAGGGGGTATCTCAAAGAACGGTTCGGGAAAGGTGCGGTGGGTGCTGGTCCAGGCGGTTCATTCAGCCGTTCATACGGTCGGTGACGAGTATCTGAGTCGGTTCTATAACCGCATCAAGCGGCGGAAGAACAAGCAGAAGGCGGCGGTGGCGACCGCCCGGAAACTAGTGGTATCGATCTACCATATGCTAGATCGCGGTGAAGTGTACGATCCACCCGGCGTGACAGCCTAA
- a CDS encoding outer membrane protein assembly factor BamB family protein, with amino-acid sequence MPASVSVIDGTVYVCGSQDSGELSVLRAIDARAGEEQWWHTVRRGNVSPPTIIDNTIYIASGNVMQAVDLRSRQERWHFEPDTPSPPAARIAAAPRFDSGTLYFGSTDGIVYALDAATGEKRWQFAGVARNPHRSADDPYASRFRGAVAVADNTVFAGSDDRHLYALDGATGEKRWQFSGDDRLDRAPTVGTEIVYASGSNAKLYALSSVDGTVRWTFDRGTGIEASPALANGSVYVPTGDSLESLSLYALNAATGRVEWKAPIGIPESGPCIAGGTIYIGDQSGLLALDTATGEDQWYVETGNGIYSSAAIIDGAVYVTDNEGAVFGLW; translated from the coding sequence ATGCCAGCATCTGTAAGTGTCATCGACGGAACTGTCTATGTGTGTGGGAGCCAGGACTCCGGCGAATTATCGGTATTGCGTGCGATAGATGCACGTGCAGGAGAAGAGCAGTGGTGGCACACCGTTCGAAGAGGGAACGTCTCCCCGCCGACAATCATTGACAACACGATATATATCGCCAGTGGAAATGTCATGCAAGCTGTGGACTTACGTTCGCGTCAAGAACGCTGGCATTTTGAACCAGACACTCCTTCACCGCCAGCTGCACGAATCGCTGCTGCTCCACGATTCGATAGCGGAACGCTCTATTTTGGCAGCACTGATGGAATAGTATACGCATTGGACGCAGCGACCGGTGAGAAACGCTGGCAGTTCGCTGGCGTTGCTCGAAACCCGCACCGATCCGCTGATGATCCATACGCAAGTCGATTTCGTGGAGCGGTCGCTGTCGCCGATAATACTGTGTTCGCCGGAAGCGATGACCGTCACTTGTATGCGCTGGATGGGGCGACCGGTGAGAAACGCTGGCAGTTTAGTGGAGACGACCGTCTGGATAGAGCACCAACCGTCGGGACTGAAATCGTATATGCGAGTGGAAGCAACGCGAAATTGTATGCGCTTTCGTCCGTGGATGGAACTGTTCGGTGGACATTTGATCGTGGAACGGGTATAGAGGCATCGCCCGCACTTGCCAACGGTAGTGTATACGTACCGACAGGCGACTCATTGGAATCGCTTTCGCTATATGCACTCAATGCGGCGACCGGTCGCGTCGAGTGGAAAGCCCCTATCGGAATTCCGGAATCCGGACCGTGTATCGCCGGTGGGACCATCTACATCGGCGATCAGAGTGGTCTCCTCGCACTCGACACAGCGACCGGCGAGGACCAGTGGTACGTCGAGACGGGAAACGGCATATACTCGTCTGCGGCAATCATCGATGGAGCCGTCTATGTCACCGATAATGAAGGGGCTGTTTTCGGACTCTGGTAA